AGAAAGATTGTGGGCTTTGAGTTCAGTAAATCTGGGTTCATATACTGCTCTATCACTTAAAAGCTGTGTGACATCAGGTGAGTTACAGAATGtctttgtacctcagtttcttcatggatAAAATGGAGGCAATAAATTATATCTCCAGCCCACGAGTCAGTGCCTGGCTGAGTGTCAGAACTCAACattcaacaaacaaacaatcgAATAATATCAGAAATATTCCTGGCACTTGGCTGACATTTAATGACAAATCTTTGCATGGCTATTGCAGTGGTATGAGTAACTGCTTCTACCTTGCTTCATTTTCCTCCAGGTAACATCTGGGTCCTCCATTATCAGCTCCCTTCTTGGTTAAATACCTGCTAGGGTTTCTGATGATCAAGTGTGTGTTTGTGCTTTATACTCCTGAGGTAGCTCAGGTTTTCTGCTACCGTGGACTCCAGAATCTGGTCTTTGGCTCAAACAGCACACTTGTTATTCTCCATTTTTAAGTTGTTGCCATTCCAATGAGGTTAAATGAGAATCTGAGGTGGGAGCAGCGAAGGTTCAAGGACCGATCCACTTGACATGGGTGTCATATGTGGTAAAGTGACATCAGGGACAATGATCAGAGCAGAGGTCGGAGGCGGGGACATGGGTGTGAGAGCCTGCCATgagtgggagaggaggaagaCAAGTCGCTGGGAATCACAGTCTGCCAGTATTTGTCAGGTTGTCATTTTCATCACCTGGATGGTCTTGTTTGATGCTGCTGCAATTTTGCAAGAACACACGATTACCCCTGCTACTCACGGGCACACAGGCTTTTCTCCCATCCAGACAATGCGGATGGAAGAGAAATTAGCAAGGGATACCATCCAGATTAAATACGCCTTAAGGAGAACAGCGTGATTTTGTACAAGCATGTCCACGGACTCCTACTTTACAATGAATGTCTGAAACCAGTGCACCTTTTTTCCTGGGGCAAGTGAAAACACAGGGCCACATGGAAAGCAAGCTAAATACGTTGCAAGGAAACTCCAGGATATAAAATTGAGCTGCTGGCTTGGAAAGTAGTATCCTCTCTGTGTAAATAGTTTCTTTGTCCAAAGAGGGCTAAACAGGGCCCATTTGTGGGTTAATGACTTTCACAATGATTAAAATTAGAACTTACTGTGTAGTGAGAAGCTTATAGCTCTATAAAAACTTACAGAGACACCAAATAATTTTAGTAAACTGCTTATGGAAGGCTGTGCCTacagggagagaggaggtcaGACCACAGACTCTCTGTTAAGAAGCTGCCAACACACCTTGGACTCAAATGATAAGGCACCTGTGTGTTCTCTGAAGCCAGGAATGGGAAAATGTAAGAGTGTTTCAGTAAGCAAGTGGAGAAACTGGTATCTTCATAAAAGACATTAAACACTGGAAGTTCTCTGGAGATTTTCTTGCAATTACTATTATAGCTatatcttctctccctccccaaatAGCCCACTTTGATAAAGTTCGTCAACCAACTTGAATGTCAGCGAATGGCTGGTTGTATATGAGTGAAATGATGATTatgttttaaattgaattttgtaTCCATTAGCCAGTGGTATTCAGTTTTCTTCCCCAAGATCTGGGAGGGCAAGAAGTTTTCGTCGCCTGGTTTGGTGGCTTTGTCTCTGTGGCATTAACTGCTGAAGGGTCTGCTTCTAGCACAGACAGCTCCCTTAATGGCTGGAGCACAAACATCCCCGATCCCACTGGTGGCATCCTCTTCTTAAATTGGGTGCATGCTTCCTCAGAGACATGATCAAATGGTTGTATTTTATAGTACGATTAGAAATAAACCTGAGCATTGTTGAGACTGAATACACAAATGGACAATGGCCAGACCCCATATAAAAACAGAATTTTGATTCATAACCTGCAGCAACGGCCCAAGAAATCAAACCTTTATAATAAACAACTCAGGAAGCCAGCCTGCTACAAGCCAGACTTGGCAGGAAGTCAGATGGTTATCTCCAGGGACAATCCAGGAAGCTAAAAGGTAACTTTGTAACAATCAGCCCCAAGTGGTCAGGACTTGGTTAATAGCTGACaacttccttaatttttctccctATTTCCAATTTGGGACCAACTAGAGAAAGTAAAATACAAGACCCTAACCAATGACTTAGGATACTCTGCTGCAACTTGGCCGCCTATAACTTTCCCATGCCAACAGCCTCCAATCCAGGCACGCCtaacccttccctttttcccacTGTAAAGCTTTCCCATTCTCTGCCTGCCCGAGTCTCTGCTAAGGCACAAGTGATGGTGGCTGACTCCCTAGCTATACAGCAAACTCAGAATaaagtctttgttttttctcatttggtTGGTCATTACTTCCATAGCAGTGTGGTTTAAACATGCTCTGTAGGCCAACTGGTTCCCAAATCCATTCACTTAAGAAACATTTATCAAAGCCTTTAATATCAGCCATATCCCTTGCTAGATGCAGGAGCAAATAAAAAACGGTAAGATATAGTTCCTGCCCTAGAGGATAGTTAGTAGCTTGACAACTAAGGGATGAACATCAAAGACTCAGCAACCAAGCCGATGGGCATTGCTGTGCTGGGCAGTGTTCTCCAAAAAGTGGTCTGCTAACTTCTGGTTACATGAGATAACTTCCAGGAAGTGGAAAGGGGTGAACGTCTTGAATAGTTGCAAACTCGAATGCAGATTAGAAAAAGCAGGGTTTCAAGCCGTACCAAGCCCATGTTTTCAGATATTACTGCTTTAGGATGAGTCTGTATCTGTCAAAATCTAGTCAGGAGATACAAGCCACCCTTATTTTAACAGGGGAAATCTAATATAAATAATTGTTAATGGGGTGTTAAAAAGCTACAAAGGCAAAAAGAGAACGCTTAAGGTTATCATGCAGGAAGCTGCCACTCTTAGGGAAGAGGCTGAAATTGTTCAGTGTTAGAAGCTTGGAGGGCCCTGGAGAGCTGAAATTCAAGACCTCTGACAAGAAGTTGCTGCTCAGGGTCTtgcctggcggtccggtggttaagacttcgccttccagttcatggggtgtgggtttgatccctagtggggagctgagatcccacatgcctcggggccaaaagccaaaacataaaacaaaagcaatattgtaataaattcaataaagacttcaaaaatggtccccattaaaaaaaaaaaaaccttaaaaacgCTGCTGCTCAGTTAAAGCCAGTGTCTCTGAGCTGAGTGGGGCTCCCCGTGGGCCAGGGTACCAGGCAGACATCTGAGGAGCACCAAGTGTTACCAGCAGCTGTGACTGGAATGCCAGCCTTTGCTGGGGTGAAGAGGtattgtttggggggggggggcaaaggaagaggaagcagacaGGAAGGGCCAAGAAATGGGGTTTGCCTAGTGCCAGCCCAGCATCAGAAGCTGAGTATAGAAGAGTCTTTGAATCTGAGAAACAACAGGTTAGTATCTGCAACAGTCTGTCCCTTGGGCCATTCAGCATACACCTGCACGTGAACACATGCACGTACACGCACGCTTCTAAACGTGATTAAACTTCCCAGCAGAAAAACTCCATTTCTACCTAACAAATCGCAAACATCCTTTGTACAAAAGATGTTCTCACTCGTTCTCCAAAATCCCAGCAGACGCTGTATCTGTTTCTGGGAAACAGTCACACTCTTCATCTTATCTCCTGTCAGTTACACCTGGACTTTAGTCATAGACCCATCTGAATAGTCTATTATCTCAAGGCTAGGAGCAAAGTTAACCCTCTTTAAAAAAGTGTACACAATaataagaggaaggaggagagagaagttagtacacacacacacaccaaggaaGAAAAGATGTGAAGCTGCTCCGTAATTTGTTCCTGTAATTGGTCGCAAGGCTGTAAGGGTGGCAAGTTAATAAACTTCATTCTTTCCCTACACACTCCATGCTTCCTCTTTCCTCAGCCAGCATCTCAACTGCTCAGGGCTGACACCTGCTAGGGTGATCCAAGACTTCATAGCCTAAAGGGCTGAAATCCTTCCCACCTCTGAGGCTGTAGCTTTCCATTAAAATCTGTCATTGGACATGGAAGTGCTAAAAAGATGCCCTGGAGAATGCTCTGGGTTTGACATCCTTCTTCATCACCCATTGTGTAGGAACAACACAAATGTCCCTTTGTTCCCAAGATCACATGCACCAGCCAGGGGAGTAAACTTCTTTGCCCACTGATTTACTGGTAAAATGACCagattgtttctatttctgtcttAATGGGACCACTGCTATCCACCCTGGGGGGAGCACACCTTCCTTGGGAACCCAGATCTCCAAACAATGGAGGTCAAGATTGAGGGACAGGAGGCAAAATGCCTAAGTGGGCTACTGTGTGTAACAGTGAGAGGAGCCATTCCCTCTGCCTCTGTTGATTCCAGACCATACATTCTGACCATGATGAGAGCAACAGCCCCATCTGAGTGGCCAGTGGTTCAAAACATAAATTACATTTTGTAAGACGGAGTGTTGTACCCCACCTAGGGCCATGACTGAATCTTCAGTAGACCATTCCACCATCCTATTACACCCACTGCTCCTGGGTATTGGGGTATGTGCTAAGACCAGTGAATTCTAGAGGCACAAGCCCACTGCTCCACTTCTTCTATTGGGAAATGGGTTCAGCTATTGGAAGCAAGGCTGTGCAGAGTATCACGAGGGATTCCATAAATCCATGGATTGTGGTGCCGGCAAAGCACTGTGAAACACTGCGAGCTTCTGCCCCACGATGTAGGGAGCCAGAAGGTGCACTGTCCTCACCTTCACAATGAATTAGAGTCAGATTAACTTCAAAGTCACAACCTTTTCACAACTCACCAGAGAATTGAGGTCACAGAGCAATCTGAATCTAAGGAGATTCAGAAAGAGGGGAGAAATGCACCTCATTTAATTGCTGGAAACATAATTAGATGAAATCAGTATTTCTTAGATGTCCTAGGTACATATCTCCAGACGGATAGACACACCTACACACTTAATTCCATGGGCTTCTGTATTTACTACTTAGAATAAGGTTCAGATTATGAGATGGTCTGCTTGGTGGTAAATTTACTGGGCTGAACTATCAAAAATTGATAATTGTTTTTGACCCATAAAAGGCAATTTcttatggttcaacctaatacaTCACCATATTCTAAATTAAtggctgttttttaaaagttactaatTGAACAAAAGCTCCAATACTGAATTAgactaaaattattatttaaaagtataagagaatgaaaaagtatatgaaaacaGGTATTTAttacagaacaattttttttcttaattaattaaaggctttaaacaaaaaaacagaattcCACACACTGACATTGACTTGGTAGCATGGAAATATTTCAGCCTGGAGAGACATGTTTGTTCTTGatgaatttacatataataatttcTCATGACATTTGATTCCGAAATATATGTATGAACTGACTTGACATGATTATAAACATAAGGGCAATTTAAACACTGGTATTAGTTTACATGAGTCAATTCAAGGTCAGTGACTGgagaagtatattttaaaaaaatctgagataAAAAATTCTTTAGGAAGCAACCACGTACCTATGTACAGTTGAAGATCAAGGGTTAAAAATCCACTCTTGATGAATACCATTAAGCAAAGGATGTATAACATCCATCACACACCTGTTCCAAAAACAGCATGTTTCCAAAATTATACATTTCTTTACAAATAAACATTACAGCATTACTAACTATAGAGGAACCAAAAGAGTGAGTTCCAAAACGTGCTAATTCTCACAAGGCATCCCTGAGCCATATCTTAAGGCATCCATTTTAATCTTGGGGCTTTAAGAACATCTTCTTTGTTTTAATTGGTTTTATGTCTCCATTTTCATCTTCTTCATAATTGGCACGGTCTCTTTTTTTGGCAAACTTTTTCCCAATTGTCCCCACCAAGGTCTCGTATCTGTTAAGATGATATACAGAACAAGTTTAGTTTCAAATAAAAAAGGTAGGAATCAAGACTTGTCAAGAATATCAAACCAAGTACGtaacaaagaataagaaaaatcaaaactttGATTAAAAGAAACCATctgatttaaaatttatgaacTTCTCTATGAATGATTAAATTcttcactgtttttgtttttgcattatcCTAAATAAATTgagatgtatatttaaaaatacgtATTAGAAGCAACACTAGAAATAAGCCCTCAATTTGCCAGCCTGTGACAGGTATAAATCCACCCCAGGCCATGTTAGAAGACGACTAAGCCAAGATGACTTCCTGCTGGGGTACTCCCTTCAAAGGTACGGTAGACTGGTCACCATGCGGAAAGAGTGCACATGTGAGAGCCAGTGAATGCTGGGCTCAGATTATAAAGCTGGTCCAAGGTAACAGTTACCTTCTAGCCATTTCTTCATCTGACACATCGAGCTCCACTGTTTCCTCTTCAACTTCTTCTGCTTTGTTCTTAGCATTCATCTGAAGcattaatttctgaaaaatacaacCAAGGGGACTAGCAGGGCTGGAAAATGCTTGTTAAAGGAACTGGTGTCAAACGTCTTTGAAGGTGGAGACACAGAAGCCACAGAATCTACAGGACTAATCAAAATTGATAAAGGATCCTCTATAATACTTTATTCTACAAGATGCTAATAGAAGCCAgctctgaattaaaaaaataataagacaaaGCTCCACTAGATTAGACTTACCATTAATgagtttaaatgtattttagatCATAAATTTATTAGTTACTTGTATCTAAAGCAGGCACACGGCTGACACACTCTAGTGACtgtgggaaagaagaagtaaactttCAGATACCCTTTGAACTTCCCAACTTTGAGCCAAATGGGAGAAACACTACAGTCAAGAGTaattttaaatgcagtttttggtggtggctggggaaggggagcagCAAACTGCTGGAAGAACTGGAAGGCTGGCTCTGGTATAATTGGGAGACCTTCCTCACCCCTGAACATGCGGGTGGATAATGCACTGATTTCCACATGATGTCCAcgctccttcatttctttttctcacattaACCTTTTCTTGATAGTTATCCTCtgacagacttaaaaaaaaaagtacactacCTTCTTTATCACTAGAAACACATAGATCTTAAAAAATGTGTTCTAAGTTCATCCTGCTTATAATAAAGTAAGTACTCTCAAGTTGGTATCATTCTTTTTATAACCAGGTACATTGAACTTTTCTCACAATTTATGACAGCTCAGATCTGCAAGCCAAACAGTTCAAAACCTTTTCCCAGAGAGAATATATTCAGTGTTACAGCGTGCCAGTAATTAAAGTCATTTTCTAATAACTTCCCACATCAAATTTGGAGGGCCAGATCAACTCCTTTTCCCACTGTATCAGACATACTTTGGAGTCCCTGCCCGCCCAGTACCCTAGTCTCTGGGCATTATCCACTCATAACCtttgctgtctttttttcccttttacccCATTGTCCTCTTTGTCTACCTAATCTAAAGCTTTAAGCAGGCCAAAAcaaggaaatatattaaaaacaaacactttgTGTTGATTCTGTGTAAAGTAAATTTAACACCTTAATTATCATATCctctcaaaaaggaaaagaaagaaaatcaacctACAATCTTTAAATAAACTCTGGCATTTAGTTTGGTTAACTGTGGTTCCTATAAGCATCCTGAGAGAACTGGTTTTCAACCAGTATGATTTTGCTTGCCAAGGGACCTATGGCAATGTCTGGACACATTTTTGGGGGCCACAACTGgggtgtatatatgtatctagtgggtagagggtAGACACTAGGGATGCTGCTcgacatcctacagtgcacaggaaaGCCCCCACCATAAAGAATAATCTGGcctcaaatgtcaatagtgccaggGCTAAGAAACCATGGCTTCAAGTGATAGTTACAAAACTAAAGCTTTATACCACAAACCTCCATTTGGTTGGTCAAGTACCTGACAGGATGGCTTTCAATATATAAGCCAGAGTTCTAGTAATTATTTGTTAAACGAAGGTCTGTGCTTCTCTACAAACCCGAGgcaggaaaattaaaatgaatgtctCAGTTATAAGCTGGATATTTCGTTTTCAGACAAACTTTCCaaagattcatttaaaaatctatttacaaGCTTGGATTAAAACCTGTCCATTAAAAAGTCAAATTACTCaaattttaaacaacatttttttccagtagaaaagatacatttatagatgccagaaaataattttttgtaataGCATCATATGAATAAAATCCTGACATTCCTACAAAAGAACTGAGGTAAAATTCTAACATTTAACAGTGGCACTGTCTGGGACTGTATACTGCTATATTAAATTATCTACTCAATTCTATCATAAAACTAGACTGCAAGgcctataatttctttaaatagctATGGCAGTATTTCAAGACTTGTTATTTTCTACATAATGAGGAGAAATGGTATCTGGTGGGGGAAAAACCTAAACCCAATTATAAGCAGAAAGAATTCAATTGGAAAAATCTTaaatgtgaagcaattatatttaATACCTCAACCTCAGGATTAAATCCTCTGAATGACATTCTTCCGTAGAGAAGATCTTCACATAACAAGAAACTCTGCTCTTCTATTATGAAACTCCTAGATGAGAAAATAAACCTGTATTAATACCATGATTACTTGTAACAAAGCACAGcaaataaaagtcaaaatttcaaatgaaaaatagatcTTATGGTTCTCAGCGGAATCAAGtaaaaatacagtaatatttCTGACCTAGgattagaaataaaaactgattAATGTGGTCAACAAAAGCATTAGGAGGCAAGAGCGGCAGGGCACGTGAATTTTCCAAAAGCGAAGCAAAGGTTCCTTGACGTTTATACCCCCCACCAAGTTTTTATTAAATCTGCAGAAATTAGTGTCCTAGGTAGCTTTGAAAGAGTGTTTTAATTGGAGCTCTTAGCTATAAATAACGACTGGCCCTGGATGACTTAAGCAGAGAAGTAATTTATTATAAGGATATTGGTATCTCACAGAATCAATGGGAGAGCTGGATGAGCAGAACTGGAAAATGGGCAGAAACAGGGTAGCTAGGTGGTTGACTCCAAACCAAACTCACGCTACAAAACCACCCTGGTAAAAATGACACTGCTGCTGAGAGGGCATCCAGGAGGCACTGTTGCCCTGGAAATGTGATGCAAGTGTGAATGTTTCAGTCTCCAAAAGGGATTCTCCCGTGAGTCACCAGTTTATGAACCCAATACCAGTTAAGCATATCCGACTACAGCCCGGCAATCGACAATAAAGCAAGCCAGGAAAGCAAATACTTGGCCTTTATGGCAGATTGTTCCTTGTCAAGCAATATTGCCCTGCTTCTTGTCAAGATgcgctcattcattcactcactcggCAAACACTTGTTAAACCaaattgtgtgccaggcactgttctagagaTGGGGAGACAGCCATTGCTGAGAGGCTCTGCTCTCATGGAGGTTACATTCTAGAGGGGGGCCAGATAACAAATGGATAAACATGAAGGTTATTCCGTTCCTGGCCACAAAGGAGCAACTGGTACCAAACCAGCCCGCCGACTGTAACCAATAAATTTAGGCACGTGTTCTCCTGAATTTTTTGTTCAGCCTCTTCCATAAACTAGGGATTCCCTTTCAACCGGCCGATCTTGTTTCTTGTGAAGTACAGGTGATAAAACTTCACCAATGTCCCCAGTAAATCAT
Above is a genomic segment from Kogia breviceps isolate mKogBre1 chromosome 18, mKogBre1 haplotype 1, whole genome shotgun sequence containing:
- the MPHOSPH6 gene encoding M-phase phosphoprotein 6, with the translated sequence MAAEHKTKLSKNLLRMKFMQRGLDSETKKQLEEEEKKIISEEHWYLDLPELKEKESFIIEEQSFLLCEDLLYGRMSFRGFNPEVEKLMLQMNAKNKAEEVEEETVELDVSDEEMARRYETLVGTIGKKFAKKRDRANYEEDENGDIKPIKTKKMFLKPQD